CGGGTGTCGCGCGAGCTGACCGATGCCGACGGGCCGACCGTGGAGCTGGTCGACCTCGACGCGGTAGCGAGCAAGTTGCCGTATTTCGACCACAACAAGATTTCCGAGGACGATTGGCGTGCACGAATCGCGTTGCGCCAGCAACAAATTCAAGCAAGGATGCTGGGGTGACGATGTCAGGGATGCTCAAGAAGAAGGTGGTCGTCATCAGTGGCGTCGGACCGGGTCTTGGTACCACGCTGGCACACCGATGTGCCCGCGACGGGGCCGATCTGGTACTTGCGGCACGCACCGCCGAGCGGCTCGAAGAGGTCGCCCAGCAACTCAAGGACGCCGGCCACCAGGCGCTGGCGGTATCGACGGACATCACCGACGACGATCAGGTGAACAATCTCGTCGAACAGACGATGGCGACCTACGGCAAGGTCGACGTTCTGATCAACAACGCGTTCCGGGTGCCTTCGATGAAGCCGTTGGCGGGCACCACATTTCAGCATATCCGTGACGCGATCGAGCTCAGCGCGCTCGGGGCGTTGCGGCTGATCCAGGCTTACACGCCGGCGCTGGAAGCCTCCAAGGGTTCGGTCGTCAACGTCAACTCGATGGTGCTGAGGCACTCGCAGGCCAAGTACGGCGCGTACAAGATGGCCAAGTCCGCCCTGCTGTCGATGTCGCAGTCGCTGGCCACTGAACTCGGTGACAAGGGTATTCGCGTCAATTCCGTTGCGCCCGGTTACATCTGGGGTGACACGTTGCAGGCCTACTTCAACCACCAAGCCGGCAAGTACGGAACCACGGCCGTGGAGATCTACCAGGCCACCGCGGCGAACTCCGACTTGAAGCGGCTGCCTACCGAGGACGAGGTCGCCTCGGCGATTCTGTTCATGGCCAGCGATCTGTCCAGCGGCATCACCGGGCAGACATTGGACGTCAACTGCGGGGAGTACCACACCTAATGCCGCCATCGACGATGCAGAGCGAAGCGATGAGGAGGAGACGGCGAGATGGGCGGTGAGCGCACCGACGTCGGCACCGTCGAGGACATGCACGCCTCGGCCACCAAGCTGGTCGGGCTCGACGACTTCGGCGTTGACGACGACAACTACCGCGAAGCCCTTGAGGTGCTGCTGGAGTCCTATCGGCGTGATGCCGGCCTAACCCCGTTGGGTAGCAAGATGAATCGTTTCTTCTTGCGCGGCGCGTTGGTGTCCAGGCTGTTCGCTGAATCGGCCTGGAAGCAGTATCCGCAGCACGCCGAGGTGGGCATCGAGCGGCCGATCTTCGTCACCGGCCTGCCGCGTACCGGCACGACGATCTTGCACCGCCTGCTCGGAGCCGATCCCGTGCATCAGGGACTGCACCTGTGGCTGGCCGAGTTCCCGCAACCGCGTCCGCCGCGGGACGAGTGGGATGCCAACCCGTGGTACAGCTCGCTGAACGCGCAGTTCGAAAAGGCTCACGCGGAGAATCCGGAATACACCGGCCTGCATTTCATGGCCGCCTATGAGCTGGAGGAGTGCTGGCAGCTGCTGCGGCAATCGCTGCATTCGGTGTCCTATGAGACGCTGTCGCACCTGCCCACTTATTCGCAGTGGCTCTCGCGGCAGGACTGGACACCGTCATACCAGCGGCACCGCCGCAACCTTCAGCTGATTGGGCTGAACGATGTCGGAAAGCGTTGGGTGCTCAAGAATCCCAGCCATCTGTTCGCGCTGGACGCGTTGATGGCGACCTATCCGGACGCCCTGGTGATCCAGACACACCGGCCGGTGGAGACGATCCTGGCGTCGATGTGCTCATTGGCGCAGCACACCGCCGAAGGATGGTCGAAGACCTTCTCGGGCGCCCAGATCGGTGCTGACGCAATGGAAACCTGGTCGCGCGGTCTGCAATTGTTCAACACCGCACGCGCCAAATACGACCCCGCCCAGTTCTGCGACGTCGACTACCATGACTTGATCGCCGATCCGCTCGGAACGGTCGCCACGGTGTACCGCCACTTCGGCCTGAACCTGACCGACGAGGCGCGAAAGGCCATGGAGGACAGCCACGCCGAGAGTCAGACCGGCGCGCGGGCTCCGAAGCACAAGTACTCGCTGGCCGACTACGGGCTCACCGCGGACGAGGTCAAGGAACGCTTCGCCGGGCTGTGATCGGGTGCACCGGCGCGGTCCGAGTCCGCGTCGAGTGTGCGTCGGCGGCGTTGAGTGTCGCTCCTGGGCGGGATTTCGGCCATTTTCCCGCCCTAGACGCGCACTCGACGCGGGTAGCCCCGTGCCGAGTGGTCATCGACCCTCGATTCGCCGAGCTCCGAACCACACGCAAGTTGAATCAGTCTTCCTCGGGACGCTCCAGGTAGCCCTCGGCCACCGCGTGTTCGATGCTGTCGGACAGGCGGGGGCAGGACCTGGTTCGTGCAGGATCACCACCGGATTCACGCACCTCGGCGAAGTAGGCACAACGCTGCGACGCTTCGGTATTCCATTGCACCGCAGTATATCCCGGTCCCAGCCTGCGCACGGTCACAGTGACATGGCAGAAGCGGCAATCGACCGGCTGCAGACCTGATGTCAGGTAGCGCTGCCGGTCGGCCAGGCTGGCCTCGCGGACCGCGGCTGCCCGCTGCGGGTCGTTCGCGAAATCCCTTGACTTCGACCAGGATCCAGACCCACCGTTGTGGGCGGGCTTGTCCTCGTGGTCGTGGCCGTCGCCATGCAGCAGCAGCATCGATCGGGCGAGCCGATCGACGTCGGGAACCGCCGGCTGATCGTCACCCATGTCGTCAGTGCTGTTCGACTGGAACTTCTTCGGCCGCAGCGGTTTCGGCGTCCTGTGCCTTGAGGTTCTCGGCAACCTCGACGTTCCAGTGTTCGATGGCGCGGGTGGTGTCGACCTCGATCTCGAAGCGCTCCACCATTTCCGGTTCGACGTCGGCGGCATCAACATAGAACTGCTGATACCAGCGACGCAGCTGATAGACGGCGCCATCTTCCTCAACCAGCAGCGGGTTGTCGATCCTCGTCTTGTGCTTCCAGATCTCGACGTCCTGCAAAAAGCCCTTGCTGACACCCTCGGTGAAGACCCTGGACAGCTTTTCGGTCATCTTTTCGTCCATGCCCTTGGGCTTTTCGACGATGACACCCCATTGCAGCACGAACGAGTTCTGGGTCACCGGGTAGTGGCAGTTGATCAGAATCGACTCGGCCTTATAGCCGCCATAGCTGTTGTGCAGCCAATTGATCATGAACGACGGGCCGAAGTAGGACGCTTCGGAGTCCAGGTGCGCCTCGCCGTAAGAGGTGCCCAAATCGCTGACGTCCGGCCGGCCCACGTTGTGCAGGTACTGCGAGGCGATGTGACCCTCGAAGACATTCTTGAAGTACGTCGGCAACCCGAAGTGGATGTAGAAGAAATGCGCCATATCGGTGACGTTGTCGATGATGTCGCGGCAGTTGGACCCCTCGATGAGGATGCTGTTCCAGCGCCACTCGGTCCACTCGTCGCTGTGGGACTCCGGGATGTCGGGAATGCGGACGGCGGGGTCCGGGGGGTTGTTCTCGTGGTCGTGCCAGACGAACAGCAGGCCGCCGCGCACATCGGTCGTCCACGACCGGGTGCGCGCCGTTTTCGGCGTGCGCTTGGCGTACGGCACCAGCTTGCAGCGGCCGTCGCCGCCCCAGCGCCAGTCGTGGAACGGGCACGCGACCTCGTCGCCCTTGATGGTGCCCTCGGAGAGATCCCCGCCCATGTGGCGGCAGTAGCCGTCGAGAACCTTGATGTCCCCGTGCGAGTCTGCGAAGACCACCAGCTTGGTGCCGAAAGCCTCAACGGAATGTGGCTTGCCGTCCTGGAAGTCCTTCGCCACGCCCAGGCAGTGCCAGCCGCGGGCGAATCTGGTCGGCAACGCGCCGGGATCGATTTCCCGGATGCCGACCGCTTTGGTGTCGGTAGTCACCTGTCACCTCCATTGCTAGCCCTCTAACTAGAACACGTTACAGTTTTACGGCCCGTAAGCGCAACGACAGCGGGTCTAGCTGCGCTGTCCCGGGGAGTGCTTCATGCTTGGGGTATATCTAGACGATGCCACTGTTTGCTTTCGAGGGTCGGGCGCCACGGATCGATCCGACGGCTTTCGTGGCGCCGACCGCGACCCTGATCGGCGACGTCACGGTCGAGGCCGGGGCGTCGGTCTGGTTCAACGCCGTATTGCGCGGCGATTATGGGCCGATCGTCGTGCGAGAAGGCGCCAATGTGCAGGACGGATCGGTGTTGCACGCGCCGCCGGGCATCCCCGTCGACATCGGACCGGGCGCGACGGTGGCCCATATGTGTGTCATTCACGGCGTTCACGTGGGTTCTGAGGCGATGATCGCCAACCACGCCACCGTTCTCGACGGCGCGGTGATCGGTGCGCGCAGCCTGGTCGCAGCGCATTCCCTGGTGACCGCCGGCACACAGATTCCGGCCGGGGTGCTCGTCGTCGGAGCGCCGGCTCAGATCAAGGGCCCGATCGCCGGGACGGGTGCCGAGATGTGGATCAACCTGAATCCGCAGGCATATCGCGATCTCGCGCAGCGGCATCTCACCGGGCTGGAGCCGATCTAGACCATCGGGATCATTGCGAAAGTACTGTCGGCTGATATCCGGCCGGCAACTTCAGCACCCGGTTGCGGAAGTCAACCACATACACGTCATCCTGCGGCCCGACCGCGATCCCATAGGGCGCGAAGAGATCGCCGAAAGGCAACACGGACACCGTGTTCGAGCCCGCCGTCAATCGCAGCACCCGATTGTTGTTCAAGTCGGTGACGTAGACGCTGTTGCTGCGATCGATGGCCACACTGTTCGGAAAGTTCAGGCCGGTGAACGGGAGAATGACCGGGGTGGTCGACCCGGTGGCCAGCTTCTGCACCCGATTGTTGCCGGCGTCGGCGACGTAGATCGCGTCAGCGCTGTCGACCGCGAGATCGTAAGGCTGGTTAAGTCCGATGAACGGAACCGGGACCTGAACGTTTGAGCCGGCGGGCATTTCGAGCACCTGGTTGTTCTTGAAGTCGGCGACGTAGACGTTGCCGGCGCTGTCCGCCGTCACCCCATGCGGTTCGGTCAGGCCGGTGAACGGAAGCTCGATCTGAGTCTTGGAGCCGGCGGGAAGCTTCAGCACCCGCTTGTTGTATTCGTCGACGACATAGAGATTGCCGTCGTGGTCCGTGGCCAGACCGGCGGGACGGTTCAGGCCGGTGAACGGCAACTCGATTGGCGTGTTGGCGCCGGCCCGCAGTTCCAGCACCCGGTTGCCGCCCGAGTCGGCGACATACACATTGCCGGCGTTATCCACCTCCACGCCTTCGGGATCCGCGAGGGTGAACGGCAGCACGACCGCGCCAGACGTGGGCGGCGCGGCGCTGGTTGTCGTGGTGTGGGGGGACGATGCGTTGCCGGACGACGGTCGCGCGAAGGCGAAGTATCCGGCCACGCCGAGGACGGCAACGATCACGACGGCCGCGGCGCCCATGATCGTCAGAGAGGGTCGTGACCGCCGTGGCGGCTGGGCCTTCGCAGGCTTCTCAAGCTCCCAATCGTCGTCCATGACCGGCTCCTCAACCACCGCGGTGTGCGCGACACCAGGACACTACCGCTCTGCTTTCGCGACGCATAGCAAGTTCAGAAGAAATGCTCGCCCACCGGAAATGCCGCTCAACTCCCCAACGCGATCGGTTCGTATCCCGCCGGCATTTTGAGCACCCGGTTGTGTAAATCGGCGACGTAGATATCGCCCTTCGGGCTCACTGCCACCTCGAACGGGGCGCTCAAATTGTCGAAGGGCAGTCGGGACTCGGCATTTGAACCGGCGGCAAGCTTGAGCACTCGATTGTTGTTCAGGTCGGTCACGTACACATTGCCGCTGTGGTCGATCGCCACACTGTTCGGAAAATTCAGGCCGGTGAATGGGAGGACGACCGGGGTGGTCGTCCCCGCGGCCAGTTTCACCACCCGGTTGTTACCGGCGTCGGCCGCGTACACGGTATCGGCCTCGTCCACGGCCAGGTCGTAGGGACGGTCGAGTCCGGCGAATGGCACCTCCACCTGAGTATTCGAGCCTGCGGGCAATTCCAGCACCCGATTGCCCTGAAAGTCGGCGACGAAGACGTTCCCGCGGCTATTGACCGCTATTCCATAGGGATCCGCGAGCCCGGTCATCGGCAATTCGATCTGCGTGCTGGAGCCGGCCGGCAGTTTCAGTATCCGATTGTTTTTCTGGTCGACCACATAGAGGGCATTGCTGCCGTCCACCGATAGACCGCCGGGCTCCTTGAGTCCGGTGAACGGGAGCACGATCGGCTTGTCGGAGCCGGCTTTCAGCTCCCACACCCGGTCGGAGCCCGCGTCGGAGACGAAGACGTTGCCGACACCGTCCACCTCCAGCCCGTCGGTATCCACGAGCTCGAACGGCAGGGCGACCTGGCCGGACCGTCCAGCAGGATTCGGCGTCGGACTGGGTTTGGTCGAGGCCTGTGTCGCCGACGTCCGTCCCAATAGAAGGTAGACGGCGACGACCGCGAGGATCACCAGGATTGCGGCGCCGGCGATGGACAGGATCCGCAGCCGCTGGTGCGACCGACTCGTTGCGGGTGTTTTCGGCCTGATTTCGTCCATGGGAACCAGGAGGATACCGCGCGACGTTGCACGCGCACAGGACGTTCCCGGTGAATTCCGGGAACCGGGTTAGGCGAGGACCTAGACCTTGCGGGTATTTGCGGCCGCGCGGTCCATCTCCCAATACGCGCGCAGGGCAACCAGTTTGCCGTCGTCGTTGGCCTTGTACGTGAACACGCCTTCGGCCGTAGTCTGGTAGTCGCCCGTCGTGATCAGGATGTGGCCGACGTTGGCTTCCTCGTTGCCGCACTGGTAGGTATCGCGGAAGAAGAACTCGATCTTGGTGGTGGGGGCGATGGCCTTGTCCCAGAACGCCGAGATGGCGTCGCGGCCGCGGTGTCCCTTACCTTCGGGGTCGAAGGCCGACGGCCCGATGGGATCCTCGACGATGGCGTCGTCGGTGAATACCGCGAGCCAGGCTTGTTTGTCCCTGGCGCCGACCGCCTCGCGCGAGCGACGGCCTGCTTCGTGGGCCGGATTTTCGCTCACGCGCTTACTTTCTGTGGCTTGTCGGCACCGACCACCCACATGGAGTAGTACTGCGAGCCGCCGCCGTAGGCGTGTCCCAACGCTTTTCGGGCGTTCGGAACCTGGTGGTCGCCGCCCTTGCCCATCACCTGGATCGCCGACTCGGCGAAGCGAATCAGGCCCGACGCGCCGATCGGGTTCGACGACAGCACCCCGCCGGACGGGTTGACCGGTAGCTTTCCGCCGATCTTGGTCTCGCCGGCCTCGGTGAGCTTCCAGCCTTCACCCTCGGGAGCAAATCCAAGGCTTTCCAACCACATTGGCTCGAACCAGGAGAACGGCACGTAGATCTCGGCGGCGTCGATCTCGTCGATCGGGCTCTTGATGCCCGCCCCCTCCCACAGCGCCGCGGCCGCGTCACGGCTGGCCTGCGGGCTGACCTGGTCGCGGCCGGAGAACTGCAGCGGCTCGGTGCGCAGCGCGGTCGCGTGGATCCACGCCACCGGCTCTCCTTGCGCCAGCCGGGCTTCGGCGATCTCCTCGTTACCGATCACGACCGCGGCGGCACCGTCGGACGACGGGCAGGTCTCGTCGTAGCGGATCGGGTCCCACAGCATGGGGGACTCCATCACTTTTTCCACGGTGATGTCGGGCTGGTGCAAGTGGGCCAGCGGGTTGCGGGCCCCGTTGAGCCGGTCCTTGACCGCGACGATGGCGCCGATGTTCAACGGTGCCCCCGAGCGGCGGATGTAGGAGCGCACGTGCGGGGCGAAGTATCCACCCGCGCCGGCGCCGACCGGCTTGATGAACGGGATCGGAATCGACAACGCCCACATGGCATTTGATTCCGACTGCTTCTCCCAGGCCATCGCCAGCACGCGCTTGTACTTGCCCGACTGCACCAGGCTGGCCGCCACCACCGCGGTGGATCCGCCGACCGATCCAGCGGTGTGCACCCGGATAAGCGGCTTGCCGGTGGCGCCCACGGCGTCGGCCATGAACAGCTCCGGCATCATGACGCCCTCGAAGAAGTCGGGCGCCTTGCCGACCACCACCGCGTCGATGTCGTCGAACGTGGAACCGGAGTCGGCCAGCGCCCGGTCGATGGCCTCACGCACCATGCCGTTCATCGACACGTCCTTGCGCTTGGCTACGTACTTCGTTTGCCCGGTACCCAGTACCGCGGCGAGGTGCGCTCCTGCACCGGCCATCAGTTCTTTCCTTCCATGACCGCGACCAGGTTCTGTTGCAGCGCAGGTCCGCTGGTGGCGTGCGCCAGCACCCGATTCGCAGAACCGTCCCAGATGTGTTGTGCGGCAAATCCGATGCGCTCGAGACCGGCGACGAACATGGGGTTGGCCGACAGCGCACCGCCGGACGGATTGACTTTCGTCTTCCCAGGGATCCGAATGGCGTCCGCCAGGATCAGGTGCTGGTGGGTGAACGGCGCATGGATCTCGGCGACGTCGAGGTCGGCGGTGGTGCCGCCGGTGGCCGCCTTGGTCGCGGCCCGCGTCGACGGAGAGTCGGTGAGGTCGCGCGCACCGAGCACCGGGGTTTCGATGCGATGCTCGATTCCGGTTATCCAGGCCGGGTTTTCGCGCAACTCGCGCGCGCGGTCGTCGGCGGCCAGCACGATCGCGGCAGCGCCGTCGGTGATCGGTGCGATATCGTGCCGTCGCAGCGGGTCGGCGAAGAAGGGCCGCTCCAGCAGGTCTTCGACATTGACCGCCGATTCCACCTTGTCGACCCGGCGGGCGTTGGCGAATGAATCGAATGCGACTCGGGCCATCTGCATTTCGCTCCACTTGCCGGAGTCGAGGCCCATCCGCGCCTGCAGTCCGGCCATCGACACCGAGTCCGGCCACAGCGGCGCGACGGTGTACGGGTCGGTCTGCCGGGAGAGGATCTGGCGCAGGATGCCGGCCGAGGACTTGCCGAAGCCGTACACCAGCGCGGTGTCCACCTCGCCGGTCAGGATCTTGATGTAGGCCTCGTAAAGGGCCCAGGCCGCATCCATCTCGACGTGCGACTCATTGATCGGCGGGACGGCACCGATCGAGTCGATGGCCGAGATGAACGAAAAGGCCCGTCCGGCAAGGTAATCGGACGATCCGGAGCACCAGAAGCCGATGTCGGTCCGGGCGATGCCCAGCTCCTCGTAGAGCTGGGCGAAACACGGAATCAACATCTCGACGCCGTTGGTGGTGCCGTCAGTGCGGCGGACATGCGGGGCGTGGGCAAAGCCGACGACCGCAACATTGCGTTCGCTCATGTGCAGGTAAGCCCTTTACAGGTGGTGCTTGTAGGTGTCGTACTCGGCGTCCGGTTCACCGGTGGGCCGAAAGTACTCGATGTTGTCGATGCCAAATCCCCATTCCTCCCGGGGCCTCCACACCGCTTCCACTCGCATGCCCATCCGCACCTCGTGCGCGTCGATGTCGGCGACCAGATGCAGAAACGGGATGTCGGCGCCGTCCAGCAGCACATAAGCGGCCACATAGGGCGGCTTGATGCGCTGTCCCTGGAACGGGATGTTGATGATCGCGAACGTCGTGACGGTGCCCTTGTCCGGCAGCTCGACGAACTCGGTCGTGGGCTGGCCGGTGGCCGGGTCCGCGCCGTGCGGCGGGAAGTACACCTTTCCGTTCTTCCCGGTGCGGGCGCCCAGCAGCTTGCCCTCCGCGATGGCGCGCAAGTATGCGCTCTCTTCGTGCGACGCGGTGTGCTGGATCGTCAGCGAGACCGGCGTGACGATCATCG
The Mycobacterium sp. 050128 genome window above contains:
- a CDS encoding gamma carbonic anhydrase family protein, yielding MPLFAFEGRAPRIDPTAFVAPTATLIGDVTVEAGASVWFNAVLRGDYGPIVVREGANVQDGSVLHAPPGIPVDIGPGATVAHMCVIHGVHVGSEAMIANHATVLDGAVIGARSLVAAHSLVTAGTQIPAGVLVVGAPAQIKGPIAGTGAEMWINLNPQAYRDLAQRHLTGLEPI
- a CDS encoding sulfotransferase family protein, with the protein product MGGERTDVGTVEDMHASATKLVGLDDFGVDDDNYREALEVLLESYRRDAGLTPLGSKMNRFFLRGALVSRLFAESAWKQYPQHAEVGIERPIFVTGLPRTGTTILHRLLGADPVHQGLHLWLAEFPQPRPPRDEWDANPWYSSLNAQFEKAHAENPEYTGLHFMAAYELEECWQLLRQSLHSVSYETLSHLPTYSQWLSRQDWTPSYQRHRRNLQLIGLNDVGKRWVLKNPSHLFALDALMATYPDALVIQTHRPVETILASMCSLAQHTAEGWSKTFSGAQIGADAMETWSRGLQLFNTARAKYDPAQFCDVDYHDLIADPLGTVATVYRHFGLNLTDEARKAMEDSHAESQTGARAPKHKYSLADYGLTADEVKERFAGL
- a CDS encoding nuclear transport factor 2 family protein, giving the protein MSENPAHEAGRRSREAVGARDKQAWLAVFTDDAIVEDPIGPSAFDPEGKGHRGRDAISAFWDKAIAPTTKIEFFFRDTYQCGNEEANVGHILITTGDYQTTAEGVFTYKANDDGKLVALRAYWEMDRAAANTRKV
- a CDS encoding thiolase domain-containing protein, with the protein product MAGAGAHLAAVLGTGQTKYVAKRKDVSMNGMVREAIDRALADSGSTFDDIDAVVVGKAPDFFEGVMMPELFMADAVGATGKPLIRVHTAGSVGGSTAVVAASLVQSGKYKRVLAMAWEKQSESNAMWALSIPIPFIKPVGAGAGGYFAPHVRSYIRRSGAPLNIGAIVAVKDRLNGARNPLAHLHQPDITVEKVMESPMLWDPIRYDETCPSSDGAAAVVIGNEEIAEARLAQGEPVAWIHATALRTEPLQFSGRDQVSPQASRDAAAALWEGAGIKSPIDEIDAAEIYVPFSWFEPMWLESLGFAPEGEGWKLTEAGETKIGGKLPVNPSGGVLSSNPIGASGLIRFAESAIQVMGKGGDHQVPNARKALGHAYGGGSQYYSMWVVGADKPQKVSA
- a CDS encoding SDR family oxidoreductase, translated to MSGMLKKKVVVISGVGPGLGTTLAHRCARDGADLVLAARTAERLEEVAQQLKDAGHQALAVSTDITDDDQVNNLVEQTMATYGKVDVLINNAFRVPSMKPLAGTTFQHIRDAIELSALGALRLIQAYTPALEASKGSVVNVNSMVLRHSQAKYGAYKMAKSALLSMSQSLATELGDKGIRVNSVAPGYIWGDTLQAYFNHQAGKYGTTAVEIYQATAANSDLKRLPTEDEVASAILFMASDLSSGITGQTLDVNCGEYHT
- a CDS encoding NHL repeat-containing protein, whose protein sequence is MDDDWELEKPAKAQPPRRSRPSLTIMGAAAVVIVAVLGVAGYFAFARPSSGNASSPHTTTTSAAPPTSGAVVLPFTLADPEGVEVDNAGNVYVADSGGNRVLELRAGANTPIELPFTGLNRPAGLATDHDGNLYVVDEYNKRVLKLPAGSKTQIELPFTGLTEPHGVTADSAGNVYVADFKNNQVLEMPAGSNVQVPVPFIGLNQPYDLAVDSADAIYVADAGNNRVQKLATGSTTPVILPFTGLNFPNSVAIDRSNSVYVTDLNNNRVLRLTAGSNTVSVLPFGDLFAPYGIAVGPQDDVYVVDFRNRVLKLPAGYQPTVLSQ
- a CDS encoding thiolase domain-containing protein, which encodes MSERNVAVVGFAHAPHVRRTDGTTNGVEMLIPCFAQLYEELGIARTDIGFWCSGSSDYLAGRAFSFISAIDSIGAVPPINESHVEMDAAWALYEAYIKILTGEVDTALVYGFGKSSAGILRQILSRQTDPYTVAPLWPDSVSMAGLQARMGLDSGKWSEMQMARVAFDSFANARRVDKVESAVNVEDLLERPFFADPLRRHDIAPITDGAAAIVLAADDRARELRENPAWITGIEHRIETPVLGARDLTDSPSTRAATKAATGGTTADLDVAEIHAPFTHQHLILADAIRIPGKTKVNPSGGALSANPMFVAGLERIGFAAQHIWDGSANRVLAHATSGPALQQNLVAVMEGKN
- a CDS encoding NHL repeat-containing protein, giving the protein MDEIRPKTPATSRSHQRLRILSIAGAAILVILAVVAVYLLLGRTSATQASTKPSPTPNPAGRSGQVALPFELVDTDGLEVDGVGNVFVSDAGSDRVWELKAGSDKPIVLPFTGLKEPGGLSVDGSNALYVVDQKNNRILKLPAGSSTQIELPMTGLADPYGIAVNSRGNVFVADFQGNRVLELPAGSNTQVEVPFAGLDRPYDLAVDEADTVYAADAGNNRVVKLAAGTTTPVVLPFTGLNFPNSVAIDHSGNVYVTDLNNNRVLKLAAGSNAESRLPFDNLSAPFEVAVSPKGDIYVADLHNRVLKMPAGYEPIALGS
- a CDS encoding Rieske 2Fe-2S domain-containing protein, with amino-acid sequence MTTDTKAVGIREIDPGALPTRFARGWHCLGVAKDFQDGKPHSVEAFGTKLVVFADSHGDIKVLDGYCRHMGGDLSEGTIKGDEVACPFHDWRWGGDGRCKLVPYAKRTPKTARTRSWTTDVRGGLLFVWHDHENNPPDPAVRIPDIPESHSDEWTEWRWNSILIEGSNCRDIIDNVTDMAHFFYIHFGLPTYFKNVFEGHIASQYLHNVGRPDVSDLGTSYGEAHLDSEASYFGPSFMINWLHNSYGGYKAESILINCHYPVTQNSFVLQWGVIVEKPKGMDEKMTEKLSRVFTEGVSKGFLQDVEIWKHKTRIDNPLLVEEDGAVYQLRRWYQQFYVDAADVEPEMVERFEIEVDTTRAIEHWNVEVAENLKAQDAETAAAEEVPVEQH